In Streptomyces ambofaciens ATCC 23877, a single genomic region encodes these proteins:
- a CDS encoding beta-ketoacyl-[acyl-carrier-protein] synthase family protein, with protein sequence MNRRRVAVTGIGVVAPGGIGVPQFWGTLSEGRTATRRISLFDPAGLRSQIAAECDFDPSEHGLDIATVQRSDRYVQFALVAAAEAVRDAHLDMAREDPWRAGATLGTAVGGTTRLEHDYVLVSERGSRWDVDERRAQPHLERAFTPATLSSAVAEEFGVRGPVQTVSTGCTSGLDAVGYAYHAVAEGRVDVCLAGAADSPISPITMACFDAIKATSPNNDDPAHASRPFDADRNGFVMGEGAAVLVLEDLEHARARGAHVYCEVSGYATFGNAYHMTGLTKEGLEMARAIDTALDMAELDGSAIDYVNAHGSGTQQNDRHETAAVKRSLGEHAYATPMSSIKSMVGHSLGAIGSIELAACVLAMHHQVVPPTANYTTPDPECDLDYVPREARERTLRHVLSVGSGFGGFQSAVVLSGCEGGLR encoded by the coding sequence ATGAACCGGCGTCGGGTCGCCGTCACGGGCATAGGCGTCGTCGCCCCGGGCGGGATCGGGGTGCCCCAGTTCTGGGGCACGCTGTCCGAAGGCCGTACGGCGACGCGCCGCATCTCCCTCTTCGACCCGGCCGGTCTGCGTTCGCAGATCGCCGCCGAGTGCGACTTCGATCCGTCCGAACACGGGCTGGACATCGCCACCGTCCAACGGAGCGACCGGTACGTGCAGTTCGCGCTCGTCGCCGCCGCCGAGGCGGTGCGGGACGCACACCTCGACATGGCGCGTGAGGACCCCTGGCGGGCCGGCGCCACCCTGGGCACCGCGGTCGGCGGCACGACCCGGCTGGAGCACGACTACGTCCTGGTCAGCGAGCGCGGATCGCGCTGGGACGTGGACGAGCGACGGGCCCAGCCGCACCTGGAGCGGGCCTTCACCCCGGCGACGCTGTCGTCGGCCGTGGCCGAGGAGTTCGGCGTGCGCGGGCCGGTGCAGACCGTCTCCACCGGCTGCACGTCCGGCCTGGACGCGGTGGGCTACGCGTACCACGCCGTCGCCGAGGGCCGTGTCGACGTGTGCCTGGCGGGCGCGGCGGACTCGCCGATATCCCCGATCACCATGGCGTGCTTCGACGCCATCAAGGCGACCTCGCCGAACAACGACGATCCCGCGCACGCCTCGCGGCCCTTCGACGCCGACCGCAACGGCTTCGTCATGGGCGAGGGCGCGGCCGTGCTCGTCCTGGAGGACCTTGAGCACGCCCGAGCCCGTGGCGCGCACGTGTACTGCGAGGTCTCGGGTTACGCGACCTTCGGCAACGCCTACCACATGACCGGGCTCACCAAGGAGGGCCTGGAGATGGCGCGGGCCATCGACACGGCGCTGGACATGGCCGAGCTGGACGGCTCCGCCATCGACTACGTCAACGCCCACGGCTCCGGCACCCAGCAGAACGACCGGCACGAGACCGCCGCCGTCAAACGCTCGCTGGGTGAGCACGCCTACGCGACGCCGATGAGCTCGATCAAGTCCATGGTGGGTCACTCGCTCGGCGCGATCGGCTCGATCGAACTGGCCGCGTGCGTGCTGGCGATGCACCACCAGGTGGTGCCGCCCACGGCCAACTACACGACCCCCGACCCCGAGTGCGACCTGGACTACGTGCCGCGCGAGGCACGGGAGCGAACGCTGCGGCACGTGCTGTCGGTGGGCAGCGGCTTCGGTGGCTTCCAGTCCGCGGTCGTGCTCAGCGGCTGCGAA
- a CDS encoding cupin domain-containing protein, protein MTDQQVRIVSLGDIAPNRRRGGDLRALLTPTTAGATSGFMGVAIVQPGDRIAEHYHPYSEEFVYVTEGALEVDLNGVAHTLATGQGLLIPQDVRHRFRNVGATEARLVFHLGPLAPRPELGHVDTEDAAGNPLQHDDHAGCAGQERPATAAEAVS, encoded by the coding sequence ATGACAGACCAGCAGGTACGCATCGTCTCCCTCGGCGACATCGCCCCGAACCGCCGCCGCGGTGGAGACCTCCGCGCCCTTCTCACGCCCACCACCGCCGGGGCGACCAGCGGCTTCATGGGCGTGGCCATCGTGCAGCCCGGCGACCGCATCGCCGAGCACTACCACCCGTACTCCGAGGAGTTCGTGTACGTCACGGAGGGTGCGCTCGAGGTCGACCTGAACGGTGTGGCGCACACCCTGGCCACCGGGCAGGGGCTGCTGATCCCGCAGGACGTGCGGCACCGCTTCCGCAACGTGGGGGCCACCGAGGCGCGCCTCGTCTTCCACCTGGGGCCGCTGGCCCCGCGGCCGGAGCTCGGCCACGTGGACACCGAGGACGCGGCGGGCAACCCCCTCCAGCACGACGACCACGCGGGGTGCGCCGGGCAGGAGCGTCCCGCCACCGCCGCCGAGGCGGTGTCATGA
- a CDS encoding SchA/CurD-like domain-containing protein, whose translation MTVYPVVATDTVSADAQTTDAAAAPPAVAADAGGVSVSAFDGSRVRVVLMLDIHDGMQQEFLDAYDAISDRVAAVQGHVSDQLCQAVDNPTQWLLTSEWESAEPFLAWVNSEEHLDTVEPLQDYVRDTHSLRYSVLRETTGERSPSVAAGEPLHAAPRIGSNVVRHALTFTVRSGSEEEVARVLAGYAAPDARVDDSGRLLRTSVFLHGNRVVRAVEVQGDLQSALRHVARQPAVRAVEEALNPYLEQARHLGDPQDARRFFTRAAMPAVHHATSADGADACPRRVALLYPVRPGAGPELARLLARQDAAAVHAPDNPVRSVTVFHREDLVVRLADVDGEPEQAPAFVLGLHGSADASGGSGTTGPAGIAVAERLLDTAAVGVDGPLTEERTLSLLLARARMTLVTDRRSSGP comes from the coding sequence ATGACGGTCTATCCCGTCGTAGCGACGGATACCGTGTCGGCAGATGCCCAGACCACAGACGCCGCGGCGGCACCGCCCGCCGTGGCCGCGGACGCGGGCGGCGTGTCGGTATCCGCGTTCGACGGATCACGCGTGCGGGTCGTCCTGATGCTGGACATCCACGACGGCATGCAGCAGGAGTTCCTGGACGCCTACGACGCCATCTCCGACCGGGTCGCCGCCGTCCAGGGACACGTCAGCGACCAGCTGTGCCAAGCCGTGGACAACCCCACCCAATGGCTGCTGACCAGCGAATGGGAGAGCGCGGAGCCCTTCCTGGCCTGGGTCAACAGCGAAGAGCACCTGGACACCGTCGAGCCCCTCCAGGACTACGTCCGCGACACCCACTCCCTGCGCTACAGCGTCCTGCGGGAGACCACCGGCGAGCGGTCCCCGTCCGTCGCGGCCGGCGAGCCGCTGCACGCCGCTCCCCGGATCGGGAGCAACGTCGTGCGGCACGCCCTGACCTTCACCGTGCGTTCCGGGAGCGAGGAGGAGGTCGCACGCGTGCTGGCCGGCTACGCGGCGCCGGACGCCCGCGTCGACGACTCCGGCCGGCTGCTGCGCACCTCGGTCTTCCTGCACGGCAACCGGGTGGTACGCGCCGTGGAGGTGCAGGGCGACCTGCAGTCCGCACTGCGCCACGTGGCCCGGCAGCCCGCGGTGCGGGCCGTCGAGGAGGCCCTCAACCCGTACCTGGAGCAGGCCCGGCACCTGGGTGATCCCCAGGACGCCCGGCGGTTCTTCACGCGGGCCGCCATGCCGGCCGTGCACCACGCGACGTCCGCGGACGGGGCCGACGCCTGTCCCCGGCGCGTGGCGCTGCTCTATCCGGTCCGCCCCGGCGCCGGTCCGGAACTGGCCCGGCTGCTGGCCCGCCAGGACGCGGCCGCCGTCCACGCCCCGGACAATCCGGTCCGCTCCGTCACCGTCTTCCACCGCGAGGACCTCGTCGTGCGGCTCGCCGACGTGGACGGCGAGCCCGAGCAGGCGCCCGCGTTCGTCCTCGGCCTGCACGGGTCCGCGGACGCCTCCGGCGGCTCCGGGACCACCGGGCCCGCCGGGATCGCCGTGGCCGAACGGCTGCTGGACACCGCCGCGGTCGGCGTGGACGGGCCCCTGACGGAGGAGCGCACGCTCTCCCTGCTGCTGGCGCGGGCCCGCATGACGCTCGTGACCGACCGGCGTTCGTCCGGCCCCTGA